The genomic interval GTGGTCGTGGCTACTGGCGGACGATCTCCAGCACGCTTATCTGCGGCGGCGAGTAGTTGGAGACGAAAAGGCGCTCGCCCCGCGCGTCCACGGCCAGGCCGATGGGCTTGCTGGTGGCGTAGGTGAAGATCTGCTTGCGGGCAGCGATGTCCACGCACCCCACCGTGCCGTCGTCGTAGTTGCACACGAAGAGGTAGGCCCCGTCCGGGGTGATGTCGATGGTGCGCGCCATCCTCCCCACCTTGATGGTGGCCAGCGTGGATCCCGATACGCGGTCGATGACGGTGACCGTCCCCGGGGCGTTGTTGCTCACGTAGAGGGTGTTCCCGTCGGGGGAGAGGACCACGTGGCGTGGGTTCTGGCCGCAGGGGATCTGGCGTGCCACCACGTGGCCTGCGTTGACGTCCACCTCCGTGAGGGTGTTTCCGCCCATGATACAGACGTACAGCCGGTCCCCCCGGGGAGAGAAGCACATGCCGCGGGGAGTGCCGTACACGGGGATGTCCTTCACCCTGGTCCTGGCCCCGGCATCGATAACCGTAACGGTGTTGGAGTTCCAGTTAGCCACGTATACCCACTTGCCGTCGGGGCTCACCGCCACCTCCTTGGGGATGCTCCCGGTAGGGACCGAACCGACGACGGCCCCTGCCTCCGTGTCCACTATCGCCACCTTGGAGGAATTGTAGAGGGAAACCCAGGCGTAACGCCCGTCGGGTGAGAAGTCCGTCTCCACCGGTTCGTCCGGCAGGGCTATCACCGAGAGCTTCTGGTAATTTATGGCATCGAATATGAAGTTCTTGTGGGCGTAGAGGTCGTTGACGAAGATGCGGCCTCCGCCGGGCATGAGCTCAACCGATTTCGGTCCCGATTCCACGTAGAGAGTGGTCAGTGGGCGCAGGGCGGTGACCGGGCCCGTGGCGAAAGCCGGGAGCTCCTCCTGCTGGTCCTGCGTTTCCGGCGTCTCTTCCGCCGCGACCTCGTCTGTCCGTGCTTCTTCCCTCTCCGTCCCGGTCCCGCGGGACGCTCCGCAGCCGACGGGCGCCAGCATCAGCAGGAGTGCCACGGCGAAGCATACTGCGCGCAACAGGCGGTGAACCACCATCTTCCTACCCTCCCGTGTTTCTTCCCGCGCGACTTGGGAGGCATTGCCGTGAGACGACACCGACGATGGGCCCATCTTCCTACCCTCCCGTGTTTCTTCCCGCCAAGTGCCTCCTTGCGCGTGGCCGGCGGAAATCCAGGTACGGACACGACGGCCCCCGGCCTCTTGCTCCTTGAGGGGCAGGCGCCATCCCCTTCCGGGCGTGCGGGCAAGCGCCGAGACCACCACGGCCTGCCCGCGCCCGCCCTCGATGATCCTGTCTTCGACCCTACCATCGACGACCGACAGGGAGCTTGCCTCGCATCTTGGGAGCCGAGTGAGGCGAGCGTTAGCGGCGCGCGCAGGCGCATCCACCAGATGCCGCCTCCCATTTACATGAACCACTCACAAACGCAGCCATCCCGGCACGATGAGGAAGGCATAACGCAGGGCGAAGGGCGCGTAGTATCGGTACAGCTCCAGGCCCAGCCTCGAACCCACCTTGAGCCCCCAGGGGTGGGTGGCCTCCACCACGAGGC from Actinomycetota bacterium carries:
- a CDS encoding beta-propeller fold lactonase family protein translates to MVVHRLLRAVCFAVALLLMLAPVGCGASRGTGTEREEARTDEVAAEETPETQDQQEELPAFATGPVTALRPLTTLYVESGPKSVELMPGGGRIFVNDLYAHKNFIFDAINYQKLSVIALPDEPVETDFSPDGRYAWVSLYNSSKVAIVDTEAGAVVGSVPTGSIPKEVAVSPDGKWVYVANWNSNTVTVIDAGARTRVKDIPVYGTPRGMCFSPRGDRLYVCIMGGNTLTEVDVNAGHVVARQIPCGQNPRHVVLSPDGNTLYVSNNAPGTVTVIDRVSGSTLATIKVGRMARTIDITPDGAYLFVCNYDDGTVGCVDIAARKQIFTYATSKPIGLAVDARGERLFVSNYSPPQISVLEIVRQ